One genomic segment of Linepithema humile isolate Giens D197 chromosome 5, Lhum_UNIL_v1.0, whole genome shotgun sequence includes these proteins:
- the LOC105673827 gene encoding cationic amino acid transporter 2-like, with product MYNITSKLCDLYKACSRKKMVEFSQDSKLAKILSTLDLTALGIGSTLGVGVYVLAGSVAKLIAGPAVIISFAIAAIASMLAGLCYAEFGARVPRAGSVYVYSYVTIGEFVAFLVGWTMILVYVLGAASVVRGLSTYVDALCNNAMRKAFESAAPIDVRHLSPYPDFFAFGVTLVFSVALAFGAKESSLANNLFTLVNLFVVLFVIIGGAFKADINNWKLEPSCTEKNCPYGTGGFMPYGIRGVISGAATCFYGFIGFDCVAIAGEEAKDPKRSIPIAIVASLMIVLFAYFGVSVILTTVLPYYEQDIGAPFPYMFDKIGWSWAKWLVSVGAICGLCSSLLGAMFPLPRVIYAMASDGLIFKQMGKVSSRFQTPIIGTLFAGFFTGILAAIFELGPLTSLMSIGTLFAYLIVACCVLILRYEESEAYEKKGDHDPRTFTFITKQLVNANKLYHSTKLTSQIVTSLVLCYIILCFGVTTLLSMHMEEISAGNANYIIPLVILTVALLSTLCFIYFQPVSGKKLTFSVPLVPFLPALSIFINIYLMTMLDKQIWEIFAESITIGLALYFLYGVWHSNNRERKLSSKSTDKENGERKISNGKAWGNGDVSHYT from the exons atgtataatataacatcGAAATTGTGTGACCTGTACAAGGCATGTAGTCGCAAAAAAATGGTGGAGTTCTCTCAGGACTCGAAATTAGCCAAGATTTTGTCAACTCTCGATCTCACAGCTTTGGGAATCGGCTCTACTCTAGGAGTAGGTGTATATGTCCTGGCAGGAAGCGTTGCAAAACTCATCGCCGGTCCTGCCGTAATCATTTCGTTCGCTATCGCTGCGATAGCATCAATGTTAGCAG GTCTCTGTTACGCTGAATTCGGTGCACGAGTGCCGCGTGCGGGATCCGTGTACGTTTATAGTTACGTTACAATAGGTGAATTCGTGGCATTTCTCGTCGGCTGGACCATGATTCTGGTATATGTGCTTGGCGCGGCCAGCGTGGTACGTGGTCTGAGTACATATGTCGACGCGCTTTGCAACAATGCCATGAGAAAAGCCTTCGAATCAGCAGCACCTATAGATGTCAGACACCTGTCCCCGTATCCAGACTTCTTTGCATTCGGTGTCACCTTGGTATTCTCAG TCGCACTTGCTTTCGGAGCCAAGGAATCCTCGCTGGCAAACAATTTATTCACTTTGGTAAACCTATTTGTCGTACTCTTTGTTATAATCGGCGGCGCCTTTAAAG ctgatattaataattggaaATTGGAGCCTTCGTGCACCGAGAAGAACTGCCCGTACGGAACCGGTGGATTCATGCCTTACGGCATAAGAGGCGTCATAAGCGGCGCGGCAACATGCTTTTATGGATTCATTGGGTTCGATTGTGTGGCTATTGCGGGAGAGGAGGCTAAGGATCCAAAACGATCCATCCCTATAGCAATCGTTGCGTCGCTAATGATTGTTCTCTTCGCTTATTTTGGTGTATCAGTAATACTTACCACCGTGCTACCATATTACGAACAAGATATTGGGGCACCATTTCCGTATATGTTCGACAAGATAGGATGGAGCTGGGCTAAGTGGCTCGTATCAGTCGGGGCGATTTGCGGTCTCTGCTCTAG tttGTTAGGCGCTATGTTTCCGCTGCCGCGAGTGATTTACGCCATGGCTTCAGACGGACTGATCTTTAAACAGATGGGTAAAGTAAGTTCACGATTCCAGACTCCAATCATCGGTACTCTTTTCGCTGGATTCTTTACAG GCATCCTAGCAGCGATATTTGAACTCGGGCCACTAACGAGCTTAATGAGCATAGGCACATTATTTGCGTATCTGATTGTAGCGTGTTGCGTTCTTATTCTacg TTATGAAGAAAGCGAAGCGTACGAGAAGAAAGGCGATCACGATCCCAGAACCTTCACATTCATCACGAAACAACTGGTAAAcgcgaataaattatatcattctaCAAAACTCACGTCGCAGATCGTTACGTCTCTCGTACTTTGTTATA ttatcCTTTGTTTCGGTGTCACGACTTTGTTATCAATGCATATGGAAGAGATCAGCGCCGGTAATGCAAACTACATAATACCACTCGTCATTTTAACTGTTGCACTCTTGAGTACACTTTgcttcatttattttcaaccAGTTTCCGGCAAGAAACTCACATTCTCG gtGCCGCTCGTGCCATTTTTGCCAGCGTTAAGCatctttattaacatttatcttatgACGATGTTGGATAAACAAATATGGGAAATATTTGCCGAATCAATAACAATTG GTTTGGCTCTGTATTTCTTGTACGGCGTATGGCATAGTAATAACCGAGAAAGGAAGTTATCATCGAAATCTACTGACAAAGAAAATGGCGAAAGGAAAATTTCTAATGGCAAAGCATGGGGAAATGGTGACGTTTCTCATTACACGTGA